A single region of the Anomaloglossus baeobatrachus isolate aAnoBae1 chromosome 2, aAnoBae1.hap1, whole genome shotgun sequence genome encodes:
- the LOC142287022 gene encoding protein kinase C delta type-like: MKKKKMEKAMGDKAVDGPSVYPNTDTEQLSGITPAESPIIVTGVESFTFHKILGEGSYGKVMLATHQACQKQLAVKMVKKRLLVKDSRDDVLIERQVLEMIRKSPFISRAFATFQSQDYVFYAMEYLSGGDLRGFITTYAPIPIPAIRFIAAELICGLQFLHSRGIIHRDIKSDNILLDNNGHLKIADFGLAVMNIFGNAKTTGWAGTLKYMAPEILLEKPYNTAVDWFSAGVVIYEMATGRYPFSEDEIEENIEKALINDDPAFPKELDPQVKAVIKGLLDKSPKSRQKFVDNIKDHPFFTEINWTEIEGGNKASPPFHLPPPPVMTSDAMKDVLSFSEATKPRMAKKNQNLFCGFTFADDGWKVVKQMQKAKTPNRRPKTPHHRSPTTESGGG; encoded by the exons atgaaaaagaaaaaaatggaaaaagcgaTGGGAGACAAAGCTGTGGATGGACCCAGTGTTTACCCCAATACTGACACTGAGCAGCTCTCAG GTATAACACCAGCTGAATCTCCCATCATTGTGACGGGAGtggagagcttcaccttccataaaatccTTGGAGAGGGCTCATATGGTAAA GTCATGTTGGCCACACATCAGGCCTGCCAAAAACAACTGGCAGTGAAGATGGTGAAGAAGAGGCTCCTAGTCAAGGACTCAAGAGACGATGTCCTGATAGAGCGACAGGTCCTGGAGATGATTAGGAAGAGTCCATTCATTTCTCGGGCTTTTgccaccttccagtcccag GACTATGTTTTCTACGCCATGGAATATCTCAGTGGAGGAGACCTTAGAGGCTTCATCACAACGTATGCCCCTATTCCCATTCCAGCCATCAG atttattgcagctgagctgatctgtgggctgcagtttctccacagCAGAGGCATTATACACAG AGATATAAAATCAGACAACATCTTACTGGACAACAATGGTCACTTGAAGATTGCTGATTTTGGTCTTGCCGTGATGAACATCTTTGGCAATGCAAAAACGACAGGATGGGCCGGGACGCTTAAATATatggctcctgag ATTCTTTTAGAGAAGCCATACAACACagcagtggactggttctctgctggtgtTGTGATATATGAGATGGCTACTGGCAGATATCCATTCAGTGAAGATGAAATTGAGGAGAACATCGAGAAGGCACTGATCAATGATGATCCTGCCTTCCCAAAAGAACTGGACCCCCAAGTCAAAGCCGTCATAAAGGGG CTCTTGGATAAGTCACCAAAGAGTCGGCAGAAATTTGTGGACAACATTAAAGATCATCCATTCTTTACGGAGATCAACTGGACAGAAATAGAGGGCGGCAACAAAGCATCTCCACCATTCCACCTACCACCT ccaccagtgatgacatcAGATGCAATGAAAGATGTCCTTTCTTTCTCCGAAGCCACTAAACCACGAATggctaaaaaaaatcaaaatctttTCTGTGGATTCACATTTGCTGATGATGGATGGAAGGTTGTAAAGCAGATGCAGAAAGCTAAAACACCTAATCGGAGACCTAAAACACCCCATCACAG GTCGCCTACCACAGAATCTGGAGGAGGATAA